The Triticum aestivum cultivar Chinese Spring chromosome 4B, IWGSC CS RefSeq v2.1, whole genome shotgun sequence sequence AAGCGGAGGATGTGCCTGATTGGAAAGGAGGGATTGTGTCGGCTGAACGTGCGAGGACATGCTTGATTTATTGGCTGCTTCGCATACGTGTAATTAATAAAAAGACCAGAAAAGGAGGGGTTTGTGGATTTAAAAAAAGAGGGGGCTACGGGGGCTattgccccctcccccctccccgagGAAACATTAATTTTTCAATAATTGTTTATACATGGTACATACATCCTATAATTATGTTCAGAGAATGCCAGCAGCATGATTAGTGTCCATTGAGTATGCACAGCGGGATGGCGCAGGCAAGAGATTGGGCGGCCATAGGGTGGCGTAGATGGTGTCGCGTCGTTCGCGGCATGCGTGAGGTGCGTGGACGTAACGAGGGTGCCCAACTCCACCACGACGACCTGTAGTACTCCCAATATCACCTCCACAATGCCAGCTTCAAAAGGATNNNNNNNNNNNNNNNNNNNNNNNNNNNNNNNNNNNNNNNNNNNNNNNNNNNNNNNNNNNNNNNNNNNNNNNNNNNNNNNNNNNNNNNNNNNNNNNNNNNNNNNNNNNNNNNNNNNNNNNNNNNNNNNNNNNNNNNNNNNNNNNNNNNNNNNNNNNNNNNNNNNNNNNNNNNNNNNNNNNNNNNNNNNNNNNNNNNNNNNNNNNNNNNNNNNNNNNNNNNNNNNNNNNNNNNNNNNNNNNNNNNNNNNNNNNNNNNNNNNNNNNNNNNNNNNNNNNNNNNNNNNNNNNNNNNNNNNNNNNNNNNNNNNNNNNNNNNNNNNNNNNNNNNNNNNNNNNNNNNNNNNNNNNNNNNNNNNNNNNNNNNNNNNNNNNNNNNNNNNNNNNNNNNNNNNNNNNNNNNNNNNNNNNNNNNNNNNNNNNNNTTGtgccaccgacaggcgggccaggggcgGACAAGCGCGCGCATCCCGCCCGTCtgcgcgctgtccgtttcaccccaaaaatGTCGCAAACTTGGACCGGGGATGGATCGaaagcggacaaaagtccgtttgctcccgcgcgctgggccgtctggttcgttcattttaccccaaacggacgcgcACAGACATGATGGGGTCACGCTGGAGTTGACCTTAAAGAGCTCTCGACGACAACCAAAATAGCTGTCACAGATCAAACACACGAGTTCTAATAAACTACCCTATCACATCTCTCACTGAGAGTTTTTTTAGCCAAGAGGAGTGGTACTAGAAGATGATAAGCAACTCTCCCCGACTTCATCAATTTTACTCCTTCGGCTAGTCCAGTCGATTCTAAGCAGTTCCCCTCTTCGACGATCCAAAAGTCGTAAGCACCGGAGAAGTAGAACACCCTGGACCTTGAAACGTAAGATTTTCCACTGCCTGGTCGTTGCCCCCACCCGATCCAAAACACAACGCGTACTTACTTCACCATCTTCTCCCCTGAAAGACAAAATCATTACGCAAAAGCTATAAGCTCCATAAGGTAGCACAAGTGAAGTGGCAGTGTCAAGAGCTTCACAATGTTTCTTTTTTCTTCCAGAAGGAAGATCAAATGTACTAAAAGATAGAGAAAGAGGGATATTGAAAGATTCAGCAATCACATTCCAAATTTCTCTGGCAACAATGCAATCAAAGAGCAAGTGTTGCACCGATTCCAGTTTATTGCATACTAGCTAGTACCACATCAGTCTCTTATGTTGAATCTCACCGATTCATGTACGACCGCAAGTCGCCTAAAATGTTAACAAGAAGCCTGAGAAACCGACTGGAACCGCATTAAGCGGAGGACGTGCCTTGATTGGAAAGGAGGGATTGTGTCGGCTGAACGTGTGACTAAGGACATGCTTGATTTATTGGTTGCTTTGCACAAGTATAACTAATAAAGAGAACAGAAAAGGAGGGGTTTGTGGATTTTAAAAAAGAGGGGGCTATTGCCCCCTCCGCGTGGAAACATTAATTTTCCAATAGTTGTTTATACCTGGTACATACATCCTATAATTATATTCGGAGAATACCAGCAGCATGATTAGTGTCCATTGAGTATGCACAGCGGGATGGCGCAGGCAGAGATTGGGCGGCCATAGGATGGCGTAGATGATGTCGCATCGTTCACGGCATGCGTTAGGTGCGTGGACGTAACAAGGGTGCCCAACTCCACCACGACGACCTGTAGTACTCCCAACATCACCTCCACAACGCCAGCTCCAAAAGGATTGATGATTCCACCCCCTAGTACTATCATCGCCACCGAGACGGAACAATATGTATAACTGTTGTAGATAGCTGGAACAAAACGGGAATGTCCAACTGAGCTACACACATCACATCAGGAACTGCAGTTATAGATGCCTCCCTGATGTGTCATAATCCTTGACACTAGCAGCCGGTGGCTCTACACCGATTCGGATCCACAGTGCATCATCATCACATCTGGAAGCACTGCAGTTCAGACGCCTTACAGTAACTAACCTACATGATTCTGATCCGCAGTGCATCATCACACAGAATTACAGGTATAAATACTCATCGGTTCCGGTTCCTCAAAATCCAAAGCAATGCAAGAATTTCCCGTTCCGTAAATTAGGGGAAAACAATTGCTGTAACAAGTAGGAACATATAAAGCAGGCAGCAAGTAACACCTGTACTACAGTGGTTACTCAGTGGTCGACATAAATAAAATTTCGACGGATCCCCAAAATTCTAAACAACAGTGGAAGATCTTGATAATATACCCATGCAAGTAAGAACATAATCATGATCAACAGCACATCATCACACAGGAATAATATCCATTGGACCCTCAAAATCTATCCAATGCAATTACAACACTTTTTTCGTCtgataaaagcaaaaagaattgctGCTCCAAGCAGGAAGCAGAGCAGGCAACAAGCAGTTAACATATgtaattctgttttttcttttcatTCACTGCAAATAAACATATGTTCCCTTCTGAGTTATTACACCATCCACATCTGGAAGCAATGCAGTTCAGATGCACCAACGTATATATACAGTTTGTGTGAGTTCTAAAGATACATTCCATGTACATAACACAACCTAACACAGATTAGAAGGATAGATAATAAGCCCTTCCTTCCTTCCTGATCGCTATCGCAAATTATCCATCATACAAATGTGCAACAGGAGAAGGGCCAACCCAAATCAAATGTACATACATACCGGCGGCTCATGAGTCTCCTCCTACAAGAATATATCGTCGACGCCCACCGcggtcgatggtggcgcctcatcctcctcctcctccatctccggCTCGGGCTCCATGCCAAACTCGGGGGAGTCGATGTCGGCGAGGTTCTTGAGGTCAACCACGGACAGCTCGTCGAGCCGCTTGACCACCAGGTCGGCTGCGCCGAGCTCATAGACGGGGTGCTTGCTCGCGACGGCCACACACTTCATACGGGCGTCGTGCGCGGCCTCCACGGCGGAGTTGGAGTTGCCGAACACGACGCAGCGCTCGGGGATGAAGCCGAGCAGCTGCGCGGCGTAGAGGAACAGCTCGGGGTCGGGCTTGCCCCGGTACACGTCCTCCGCAGCGACCACGGCATCGAAGAAGCCCCGAGCACCGACGGCGTCAATGGCTGCCTCGACGGCCTTGCGGGGCCTTGTGGAGGCCACGGCGAGGGGGATCTTGTAGTTGACAAGCGTGCTCATGAACTCCCTCGACCCATCCCGCATCTGGCTGGCGGCGCCGCGGAGCCCGCCATGGATCTCCTCCTTGCGTGCCGCCAGGCGCCGCAGCTCCGCGGGGTCCCGGGACCAGCAGAGCACCTCGGAGACCGCGTGCTCCGCCTTCATCCCCTCAACCCGCCGCAGGACGAAAGCCGGGGGTGGGGACTTGCCCTCCTCCTCGGCCAGGGTCAGCCACGCCTGCCGCTCGAGCCGCGTGTCGTCCTCCACCACCACGCCCTCCCACTCGAAGATGACGCCGACCCAGCCGCAGCCCATGCGCTCCAGCCGGAGCAGCGGGTTGTGCAGGCTCGGGTCGTCCGCCCTGTTCCGCGGCGGCCACGACGGTACCGCCGCTGGGGGTGCGGCGTCGTCGGTCCCTAATCCGTTGTCGCCGTCCCCTGGGATCCCCCGGAACTCCTTCCACGGGACGGCCTCCTTGGTGAACCCGACGGCGGCCAGCGCCCTGACGGGCCAGTCCGCGAGCCGCTGGCGCTCCGGCCTGGGCACCCGGGCCACGAGGCGGCGGCCCGCGAAGGGCGTGGCGAGGGGCCGGCAGCTGACGACGTGGAGGAGGGTCCGCGGCCGGCGGGGCCGGTGGTGGTCGGAGGGGTGGCGCGCGATGAAGGAGGTGCTGGCGCTGACCGTGTCCACCATCATCATGGCTGATGCCGCTCCTGGATCCGCCCGCCTTCGCCTCGCCCACCTACCGGTCGATCaatcaagaagaagaaggagcaaacGACGAGATCCCTGAGCTCCTCCGCCCGAAATTCGTCCGCTTTATCGCTGATTCCACGctgcaagaagaagaaggatgagaaGGAGACCGGTCAGAATTCAGAAACCCAATCCGCGGGAGGAAGAagggaggaaaggcaaagaagaaTCCATGGCAGGAAGCGAACAAAACAGAGCAACGGACACCAACCACGGGGACGAAACAGAGCACCTAATCCTCCTCCTAATCAACGGGGAGGCAGGCAGCCTAGCAGACAAACAAAGAAAGAAACCAAAGGAAAGAGGATGGATTCGATTTGGGGATTCTTGCACCAATCTATCTATCTATAGATGGACAGCCGCCCCTCCTCTGGATTCGATTCGGTCGGGTTCCTCTCCGAGAGGAGCGGAGGGTAGAGGATGAGAGGGGAGAAGAGGTGGCACGCACCGTACCGTATCGTACCGTGGCGTCCCGGCGACGGAGGCGGCGAGGATCGGGGATGGACCTTAGCTTCTCCTTCCTTCGTCGGTTCCTTCTTCCTTGGTCTCTTCTTTTCCTCCACGCGATGGATTGATTGATCGATTtttctattggtggtggtggtggtggagacgagTCCCCGCCCGATGCGCGCCACGTCGCCCGAATGTGAGGCGGAGGTGGCGCCTCCCGCGGCCCAGGAATTACCAGGAGGCTTCctaccttttcttcttctttattcATATTCATATCACAATTTATAATTAAATCTAAAAATGCTACGAGCGCCTCACACAGGTTGTCATGAAAATGAATGTCGACGCTTCTTATTTTGAGGATCGGTCATGAGCTGCAGCAGCTGCTATATACTTCGGAACTCAAAGAGGGAAGCGATGATGGCAGGTCGTTCACGGGTTCTCAAGAGTTTACTCAACAGCACGGCAGCGGAGGCTGTGGGGTTGCAAAGGAGGTTTTCTACGGTACAAGATCTCGGATGCATCGGCGTTATTATGGAATAATCTGATTCTCTCGAGCGTATTCAATCATGCAATGGAATTGTCGAAGCGTGGACACCCTACACACCCATTTTGGCTCATTGCTTTCAAATGGCTAATTCTATAGGTGCAGTGAATCCCATCCACTGTCCTAGCTAGGGGTGCAAACCGGACGCGCATAATTTAGCTAGATTCGTACTTATGATTTGAATGTAGAAGTGGATTGGGATGGCCATCCACCAAGCTTCATTGTTCCAGACATTTTATTTGATGTAACTGTCATTTGAATTTTAATAAAGGGCGCCCAAGGGCATCCTCCTCAAAAAACTTTCGGCCTTTACGGTGGAGACTTTGGGATCGGATCGAATGGATGGGAGGCCAGTGAAGATCAAGGGGGCAAGAAAATTAGTTTTAGGCATGTTACGTTTGTTGATTTAGTACACGGATTATaaaatgaatgttgatgctgcTTATTTTGAGGATGGGCCAGGAGCTGCAGCAGCTGCTATATACTTCGGAACTCAAAGGGGGAAGCGATGATGGCAGGTCGTTCACGGGTTCTCAAGAGTTTATTCAACAGCACGACAGCGGAGGTCTATCGTGCTGCGTTGCAAAGGGGGGCTTTCTAAGGTACAAGATCTCGGATGCATCGGCGTTTATTATGGAATCTGATTCTCTCGAGCTTATTCAATCGTGCAATGGAATTATCAAAGTGTGGACACCCTTACACGGCCATTTTCGCTTTGATTGCTTTCAAATGGCTTATTCTGTAGGTGCAGTGAGTCTCATCCACTGTCCTAGCTAGGGGTGCAAACCGGGCGGCGCATCATTTAGCTAGGCTCGTACTTACGATTTGAATGTAGAAGTGGATTGGGATGGCCATCCACCAAGCTTCATTCTTCCACGCATTTTATTTGATGTAACAACTATCATTTGAATTTTAATAAAGTGTCCCAAGGGCATCCTTCACAAAAAACATACAACCTTTACGATGGAGACTTTGGGATTGGATCGAATGGGTGGAATGCCAATGAAGATCAAGGGGCCAAGAGAATTAGTTTTAGGCAGGTTGCGTTTGATTTAGTACACGGATTATATAAATGAATGTTGATGCTGCTTATTTTGAGGATGGATCGGGAGCTGCAGCAGCTGCTATATACTTCGGAACTCAAAGGGGGAAGCGATGATGGAAGGTTGTTCATGGGTTCTCAAGAGTTTACTCAATAGCACGACATCGGAGGCTATTGCGTTGCAAAGGGGGGCTTTCTACGGTACAAGATCTCGGATGCATCGGCGTTTATTATGGAATCTGATTCTCTCGAGCTTATTCAATCGtgcaatgaaattatcaaagtgtgGAGACCCTTACACAACCATTTTCGCTCTGATTGCTTTAAAATGGCTTATTCTGTAGGTGCAGTGAGTCTCATCCACTGTCCTAGCTAGGGGTGCAAACCAGGCCGGCACATAATTTAGCTAGATTTGTACTTATGATTTGAATGTAGAATTGGATTGGGATGGCCATCCACCAAGCTTCATTCTTCCAGATATTTTATTTGATGTAACAACTATCATTTGGATTTTAATATAGGGCGCCCAAGGGCATCCTCCTCAAAAAACTTACGGCCTTTACGGTGGAGAGTTTGGGATTGGATCGAATGGGTGGGAGGCCGGTGAAGATCAAGGGGCCAAGAGTATTAGTTTTAGGTAGGTTACGTTTGTTGATTTAGTACACGGATTATAAAATGAGTGTCGATGCTGCTTATTTTGAGGATGGGCCAGGAGCTGCAGCAGCAGCTATATACTTCGGAACTCAAAGGGGGAAGCGATGATGGCGGGTCGTTCACGGGTTCTCAAGAGTTTACTCAATAGCACGACAGCGGAGGCTGTGGCGTTGCAAAGGGGGCTTTCTATGGTACAAGATCACGGATGCATCGGTGTTATTATGGAATCTGAATCTCTCAAGCTTATTTAATCATGCAATGGAATTACACAGCCATTTTTGGTTGATTTCTTTCAAATGGCTTATTCTATAGGTGCGGTGAGTCTCATTCACTGTCCTAGGGTTGCAAACCGAGCGGCGCATAATTTAGCTAGACTCGTACTTATGATTTGAATGTAGAAGTGGATTGGGATGGCCATCCACCAAGCTTCATTCTTCAAGACATTTTATTTGATGTAACTGTCATTCGAATTTTAATAAAGGGCGTCAAAGGGCATCCTCGTAAAAAAACTTGCGGCCTTTACGGTGGAGACTTTGGGATTGGATCGAATGGGTGGGAGGCCAGTGAAGATCAAGGGGGCAAGAGAATTC is a genomic window containing:
- the LOC123090511 gene encoding 5-amino-6-(5-phospho-D-ribitylamino)uracil phosphatase, chloroplastic; this translates as MMMVDTVSASTSFIARHPSDHHRPRRPRTLLHVVSCRPLATPFAGRRLVARVPRPERQRLADWPVRALAAVGFTKEAVPWKEFRGIPGDGDNGLGTDDAAPPAAVPSWPPRNRADDPSLHNPLLRLERMGCGWVGVIFEWEGVVVEDDTRLERQAWLTLAEEEGKSPPPAFVLRRVEGMKAEHAVSEVLCWSRDPAELRRLAARKEEIHGGLRGAASQMRDGSREFMSTLVNYKIPLAVASTRPRKAVEAAIDAVGARGFFDAVVAAEDVYRGKPDPELFLYAAQLLGFIPERCVVFGNSNSAVEAAHDARMKCVAVASKHPVYELGAADLVVKRLDELSVVDLKNLADIDSPEFGMEPEPEMEEEEDEAPPSTAVGVDDIFL